In bacterium, one genomic interval encodes:
- the mtnA gene encoding S-methyl-5-thioribose-1-phosphate isomerase (isomerizes methylthioribose-1-phosphate into methylthioribulose-1-phosphate; involved in methionine salvage pathway) — protein MVETLRWKRGRLELLDQTLLPGRVVYRPLRTAAEVAAAIRDMLVRGAPAIGVTAAFGMALAARGAARLAPAAFRRELARAE, from the coding sequence ATGGTCGAGACGCTGCGCTGGAAGAGGGGACGCCTCGAACTGCTGGACCAGACGCTGCTGCCCGGGCGCGTCGTCTACCGGCCGCTGCGCACCGCGGCCGAGGTCGCCGCGGCGATCCGGGACATGCTCGTGCGCGGGGCGCCCGCGATCGGCGTCACAGCGGCCTTCGGGATGGCGCTCGCAGCGCGCGGGGCGGCGCGCCTGGCCCCGGCGGCATTCCGGCGCGAACTGGCGCGGGCCGAG
- a CDS encoding NYN domain-containing protein, translating into MRIVDGHNLIGAAGAFGLALSQPDKEERLLRLLVAWRGRRRSREPLLLVFDGHYGRLADGPRRTSRAGIDVEWAVGEPADALILRRVRAAARPRQVEVVTSDRAVARAAASQGARVVRSQDFAAAIAATFPEGAVPEKPGAPTPDEVEEWLEEFGRGEDR; encoded by the coding sequence GTGCGGATCGTCGACGGGCACAACCTGATCGGGGCGGCGGGAGCCTTCGGCCTGGCGCTCTCGCAGCCCGACAAGGAGGAGCGGTTGCTGCGGCTGCTCGTTGCCTGGCGCGGGCGCCGGCGCAGCCGCGAGCCGCTGCTGCTCGTCTTCGACGGCCACTACGGGCGGCTTGCCGACGGGCCGCGGCGCACGTCCCGGGCCGGCATCGACGTCGAGTGGGCCGTGGGCGAGCCGGCGGACGCGCTGATCCTCCGCCGGGTGCGGGCGGCGGCGCGGCCGCGCCAGGTCGAGGTCGTCACGTCGGATCGCGCCGTGGCTCGGGCCGCGGCGAGCCAGGGCGCGCGCGTCGTGCGCAGCCAGGACTTCGCGGCCGCGATCGCCGCGACGTTCCCGGAGGGCGCGGTCCCAGAAAAACCCGGGGCGCCGACGCCCGACGAAGTCGAGGAGTGGCTCGAGGAATTTGGCCGCGGCGAAGACCGGTAG